The genomic segment CGGCATGGCGCTCTCCTCGGGCCTCGCGACGTACGGGTCCGGGCAGGCTAGCCAGCCCGGCAACCGCCCCGGTCGATCAATTTGACAGACTTATCGCTGGTGACGACATGACGGGGATGCTGGAGCGGTTGCCCTCGCTGCGCGACGTGCGCTGCTTCGTCACCGTGTCCGAGTTGCGGAGCTTCTCCGCCGCGGCCCGCTCGCTCGGGCTCTCCCAACCCGCGATCAGCCAGGCGGTCGGCCGGTTCGAGCGGGCACTCGGCTGCCGGCTGCTGGAGCGCAGCAGCCGGTCGGTGCGGCTGTCGGCCGCGGGTGAGGCGCTGCTCGCACCGGCCCGGTCGCTGTTGACCGAGGCCGGCGCGCTGCTCGCCGCCGCGGACCGCTGGTCGGCGGCGCCGGGACCAACGATCACGCTTGCTTATCCGCCGATGCTGGGGACCTTTGCGGCCCGGATCGCCCGGCGGCTGACCCGCCGGCAGCCCGGCGCCGAGGTGTTGCTGCGCTCCGCCGGCCAGCGGGAGGCCGCCGAGCTGGCCGCCACCGGTACCGTCACCGCCGCGATCCTGGCCGCACCGGTTCCGCTGCACCTGACCGCGATCCCGCTGTTCACCGTGATGATCGACCGGCTGGCGGTACCGACCGGCGACCCGCTGGCGCAGCGCCGCTCGCTCGGCCCGGCGGCACTGACCGGCCGCCGGGTGCTGGTACCGGCCCACCGCCCAGCCGGCGGACCGTGGCCGGCGCTGGTCGCGGCGCTACCGCCGCGCTCGCCGTACCCGGCCGCCGACGACCTGGAGGACCCGTCGGCGGCGCTGGATCTGGTCGCCGCCCGGATCGCCCTGCTACCCCTGCCGAGCCTGGTCGCCGACACCGTCCGCCGCCCCGACGTCCGGTTCGTACCGCTGGCCGAGCCGCCACCGCCGCTGCGGTTCCGCCTGGCCTGGGCGGCGGACGCCCAGGATCCGGCGGTGCTGATCCTGGCCCAGGCCGTCCAACGACTCCTGCAAACCCGCTGACACCGCCGACCACCGCGTGTCCGGCGGCCGGTCAGGAACCGTCGCGGCGGGCGACGAGCAGCTCGACGCCGTCCAGGATGCGGTCCAGGCCGAAGTCGAGCGCCTGGTCGCTGCCGCCGTGCTCGACGGTCGCATCGAGCGCGGCGGTGAGCGCCGGGTAGCGGTCCCGGTGCGCGCGCAGCACCGCCACCATCCCCTCCTGCAGGTTCCGCTCCGGGCTGGCCGAACCCGCCGCCGCGTCCTGCTGCGCGATCGAGCGCACGTGCCCGATCAGCGTCGCGGCCACGTCGAGCATCTCACCTCCGGTCAGCCCGGTACCGGCCAGCCGGGCGCAGGCGACCTCCATCCAGGCCAGTTCGTTCGGCCCGACGGGCCGCGGGCCGACGGTGGTGGACAGCGCCCACGGATGCCGCAGGTAGCCGGCGAAGATGTGCCGGGCCCAGGCGTCCATCGCCGGCCGCCACGGCCCGGCGGGCAGCTCCGGCGGGCCGCCGAGCGCGGCCTCGGTCATCAGTGCGATCAGCTCCGCCTTACCGGGGACGTACCGGTACAGCGCCATCTTGGTCACTTCCAGGGCCTCGGCGACCCGCTGCATGGTGACGGCGGTCAGCCCTTCGGCGTCGGCGAGCGCGACGCCCGCGGCGGCGATCCGGTCGTGCGTGAGCGTCGGCTTCGGGCCGCGTCGGCCGGCCGGTGGCCGCTCCCACAGCAACGCGAGCGCGTCCTTGCGTACCGCCATCGGATTCCTCCTTGCCGCCGGATCAGATCTGTGTCTATAGTAATCTGTATCCGATGGAAACAATTAAGGAGCGGTCATGACAGCGGCACTGAACGGCTACCGGGTCCTCGTCTCCGGCGGCGGCGTCGCCGGCCCCGCGCTCGCCTGGTGGCTCGCGCACTACGGCGCCGAGGTCACCGTGGTGGAGAAGGCGGCAGCGCTGCGCGAGAGCGGCTTCGCGGTCGACTTCCGCGGCCCGACCCACCTCGGCGTGCTGGCGAAGATGGGCGTGCTCGACGAGCTACGGGCGCTGCAGACCGGCGGCAACGCCATGTGCAGCGTGGACGGGGACGGCCGGGAGATCTTCACGCTGCCGGCCGAGTTCACCGGCGGCGAGATCGAGGTGTACCGGCGGGACCTGTCCCGGGTGTTCTACGAGCACAGCCGCGGCAGCTGCCGCTACCTGTTCGGCGACGAGATCGTCGAGCTGACCGACACGGACAGCGGGGTGCGGGTCAGCTTCGCCGGTGGCGACACCCAGCGCTACGACCTGGTCGTCGGCGCGGACGGGCTGCACTCGGCGGTGCGCCGGCTCGCGTTCGGCCCGGAGTCGCGGTTCGTGCGGCACCTCGGCTACCACATCGCCGGTTGGGAGCTGCCCAACGACATCGGCGCCGACCGCACCTCCCGGCAGTACAACGAGCCGGGCCGGATGGCAAGCGTCGCGGCCGACCTGCGGGTCGCCGGTACCGCCGGTGCGATGGCGGTGTTCCGGTCCAGGCCGGCGAACGTCGACTGGCACGACCAGGACGCGCAGAAGGAATTCGTCACCGCGGCACTGTCCGGGATGGGCTGGCACGTGCCGCGACTGCTGGCCGGGCTCGCCGACGCCGACGAACTGTACTTCGACGAGATCGCGCGGGTGCACGCCGCGCGCTGGACCGCCGGCCGGGTGGCGCTGCTCGGCGACGCCGCGTGGGGCGTCACCCTCGGCGGGATGGGCGTCGGCACCGGCGTGGTCGGCGGGTACGTGCTGGCCGGCGAGCTGGCGGCGACGGGCGGCGCGCACCAGCCGGCACTCGCCGCGTACGAGCGGCGGATGCGGCGGTTCGCCGGTCGCTGGCAGCGCGGCGCCCACCCGGGCCGGTTCCTCGCCCCGGCCACCGGGTACGGGCTGACGCTGCGCAACGGCATGTTCGCCAACCGGTTGGTGCGCCGGATGATGCTGTCCGGCACCTCCTCGCTCGCCACCGACGCCGGCCTGCCCGACTACCAGGCCGCGGCCTGAGCACCGGGACCGCGGGGCGGCCCGCCCGCATCGGCCCGGTGCGCCGACCGTCGGTGATCGTCGGCACCCTGTCGCCCGTCGCGGTACCCGACCGGCTGGAGCATCTGGTGCTCGCGGCCGGCGAAGGTGCCGGGTCACTTGAAGCCGGAGGTCTTGATCGACTCGACGATGCGGCGCTGGAAGATCACGAACAGCCCCAGCGTCGGCAGCGCCGAGATCGTCGACGCGGCCAGGCTGAAGTTCCAGTCCGCGGCGTGCTGCTGCTGGAACGCGGCGATCCCCACCTGCACCAGGGACAGGTCGGTGCTGGTGGTGACCACCATCGGCCACAGGAACGCGTTCCAGTTGGCCAGGAAGAACAGCACCGCGAGGGCGGCGAACACCGGCCGGGACAGCGGCAGGATGACCTTCCAGTACACCCGCCAGTAGCCGCAGCCGTCGACGATCGCCGCCTCCTCCAACTCCTTGGGCAGCGACAGGTAGAACTGCCGGAGCAGGAAGATGCCGAACGCGTTGAAGATCGACGGGATGATGATCCCCGCGTAGCTGTCCAGGATCCCCAGCGTGTGCACGATCAGGAACAGCGGCACCAGGATCACCGGGAACGTGATCAGCAGGGTGGAGAAGATCAGCACGAACACGGTGTCGCGGCCGGGGAACCGCAGCCGGGCCAGCGCGTACGCGGCCATCGAGTGGAAGAACAGCGCCACCACGGTGACCACCACGGCCACGATCAGGCTGTTGAGCAGGTAGCGCGGGAACGGCACCTGGGTCAGCACGTACGAGAAGTTGTGCAGCGTCGGGTGCGCCGGCAGCAGCGACGGCGAGAACACGTCGTCGGGGGTGCGGAACGCGCCGGACACCATCCACAGCAGCGGGAACACCGCCGCCACCGCGAGCACCAGCGCGACGGCGAACCGTACCCAGCCGCTCCTGGCGGTCCGGGCGCGGGCCGGTCGGCGTGCCGCCCCGGCGGCGGGCGCCGGGTCAGTCGCGGGCATCGTTGAACCGCCCTCCCCGGGTCAGCGCGAACAGGCCGACCGACCACGCCAGCAGGATCGCCACGATGAACGCGCCGATCGCCGAGGCGTAGCCGTACTCCCCGTAGACGAACGCCTGCTCGTAGATGTAGTAGATGATCAGTGAGGTGGAGTTCGCCGGGCCACCGGAGGTCATCACGTAGATCAGGTCGATGCCGCCGGTGAGCATCGAGACGGTCGAGGTGAGCAGGATGAAGAAGCTGGTCGGCTTCAGCAGCGGCCAGGTGATGTGCCGGAACTGCTGCCACAGGCTCGCCCCGTCGATCGTGGCGACCTCGTAGTACTCGCGTGGGATGTCCTGCAGGCCGGCCAGGAAGATCAGCATGTAGTAGCCCATCGCGAACCAGATGGTGACCGCGACGACCATCCACAACGCGAGGTGCGGGCTGCCCAGCCAGCTCGGCGAGCTGATCCGAAAGAAGCCCAGCACCCGGACCGCGAAGCCGGTCTGGTCGGTGAGCATGAACTTCCAGATCAGCCCGATCACCACCAGGCTGATCACGTTCGGCGCGAAGAACGCTCCGCGGAACAGCCCGACCAGCGGGAACTTCTGCCGGATCAGCAGCGCCAGCGCCAGGCTGACCACGAACAGCCCGGGGATGAGCACCACCAGGTAGAGCAGCGTGGTCTGCAGGCTGCCGAGGAACAGCGGGTCGGCGAACATCCGCCGGTAGTTGTCCAGCCCGATGAACGTGTAGCCGCCGAACCCGTCGACCTGGAAGAAGCCGAGCACGATGCACACGACCATCGGCACACCGACGAACAGCGCGAGGCCCAGCACGTCCGGCGCGAGGAACAGCCCGGCCGCGAGGCGTTCCCGGCTGCGGCGCGACAACCGGGGGTCGTGCGGGTCGTCGGCGCCTCGCGCGCCGAGCGTTTCCCCACCGCGAGATCGGTCACAGGATCTGCACCCCCCGGTAGCTGGTGAGGTAGGCGTCGATGGTGTCGCTGGCGAGCCTGGCCTGCGTGGCCGGATCGGCGCCGGCGAACTCGCACTGCTGGATCGCGTCCGAGATCGCCTTGTACACCACGGGCGGGTAGCGCGGTTCGCCCCGGCCGGTCGGGAAGATCTCGTCGGCGAACTTCCTCATCACCGGATGGTCGTACCCGCCGGACCTGCGCCCGGCCGCGAGCGCCGAGGCGCGCGGGGCGATGTCGCTCTTGGCCACCGTGCACCAGTCGACGACCCGCTGGATCGAGTCCCGCTCCATCGAACCGAGCGCCCAGACGCAGAACTTCGCCGCCGTCTCCGGATCCTTGCCGCGCGCGTTCGCCACGAAGGCCCAGCCACCCAGCGCGGTCCGGGCGGTGCCGCCGGCCGGCCTCGGCAGCGGGATCACGCCGTACCGGTACTTCGGCTTGCGGTACTTGAACGCCGACACCGTCCAGATGCCGCTGAGCGACATCGTGGCGTACCCGCCGCCGAGGCCGGCGACCGCGTCGCTGTCGGGTACCGGGGAGGTGCGCGGGCGATACCGGTCTGGATGCAGTCCTGCCACAGCTTCAGCGCGGCCCGGGCGCCGGACGAGTCGAAGCCGGAGTGGCCGTGAGTGACCGCGTCCGCGCCGGTCTGCCACAGGAACGGGTACCAGGTGAAGTTCTGGTAGTAGCCCTGCTGGTTGGGCAGCATGATCGGTGGCGCCTTGCGGGTCTTGAGCTTGTCGCCGAAGTCCAGCAGCTGGTCCCAGGTGCGCGGCAGGTCGGACTCGGCCAGGTGCGCGGACTCCATCGCCGGCTCGGAGTAGAACATCGCGAGCGGCTCGATCTCCATCGGCAGCCCGTACACCTTGCCGTCGGCGGTGCGGGTGGCCATGTTCGGCGCGAAGAAGTCCTTGACCGCCGCCGGCTCCATGTACGGGGTCAGCTCGGCGAGCACGCCGCCGTTGTAGTAGCGGGCGAAGTCGCCCGGCGAGAGCAGGAAGATGTCCGGCCCCTCCCCCGCGGCGAACGCGGTGGCGAGCTTCGGGTTGCCGAGCACCGTGACGTACTCCAGCCGGATCTTCGTCTCGTGCTGCGCGTTCCAGTCATTCACCATCCTGGTGAACCACTGGCTCTGCTTCACCACGTCCGGCGAGCCGCCGACCGGGGTGGGTGCGTAGAACTGCCAGAAGACCAGTTCCTTGCGGCCGGAGGCGGACGACCCGCAGCCGGACAGCAGAGCCGGCGCGGCGAGCGCACCGGCGCCCGCGCCGAACAGCGACCGGCGGCTGACGCCCATGGTCAACACACCTCCAGCGCGTCCGCGGTCAGCTCGTCGCCCGGGGTGCCGCCCGGTTCGGCCTGGTACCACCAGGCGGTGGAGGCGATGTCGTCGGTCAGCGGCAGGTACCGGCCGCCGGAGCGCCAGCCGAGCGCCTGCACGGTGACCCGCAGGTCGGTACCGAACCGGATCGGGTCGGGCAGGTGGAACCGGTACATGCCGAACCGCTGCTGGCTGTCGTACAACCCGTCCGGCGCGATCACCTGCGGCAGCCCGAGGTACGGGGTGGTGAAGCTGGTGTAGCCGGCACCCGGCACGTCGAAGTTCCAGGCGCCGCCGAAGTAGTCCTCGGTGCCGGTACCGCAGATGGTCGGGAACTCGTCGTCGCCGTCCAGGTGGAACTTCAGCTCCCCCTCGCCCCACCAGCCGCGCGAGTTGACCCCCCAGGCGAGGTAGGTACCGACGTAGTGGCCGGCGCCGCGCACCCCGGTCACGATCGGGTGCACCTCCCGGTACGGCAGCGGGTTGCTGCGGTGGAACTGGGTGTGCAGGTAGCCGGCGTCGGCGTCGACCGCGTCGAGTTCGTAGTCGATCTGGTAGTAGACGATCGCCGGCTCGGTGCCGAGGTTCTCCAGCGTCAGCCGGGCGGAACGGCGAAACGGCATCTCCCAGTAGCTGTTGAAGCCGCCGTGCGGGTTGACCGCCACCGGCACCGACGACACCTGGGCGAACCGGCCCCAGCCGGAACAGAAGAAGTCGCCCACCGGGGTCTCGACCGCGGGCACCTCGGCGCCGTCCCAGGTGATGCGCAGGACCAGCGAGCGCCAGTTGTCCGGGTGGGTGGTCAGCCACAGGTGCC from the Actinocatenispora thailandica genome contains:
- a CDS encoding LysR family transcriptional regulator, which codes for MTGMLERLPSLRDVRCFVTVSELRSFSAAARSLGLSQPAISQAVGRFERALGCRLLERSSRSVRLSAAGEALLAPARSLLTEAGALLAAADRWSAAPGPTITLAYPPMLGTFAARIARRLTRRQPGAEVLLRSAGQREAAELAATGTVTAAILAAPVPLHLTAIPLFTVMIDRLAVPTGDPLAQRRSLGPAALTGRRVLVPAHRPAGGPWPALVAALPPRSPYPAADDLEDPSAALDLVAARIALLPLPSLVADTVRRPDVRFVPLAEPPPPLRFRLAWAADAQDPAVLILAQAVQRLLQTR
- a CDS encoding TetR/AcrR family transcriptional regulator C-terminal domain-containing protein encodes the protein MAVRKDALALLWERPPAGRRGPKPTLTHDRIAAAGVALADAEGLTAVTMQRVAEALEVTKMALYRYVPGKAELIALMTEAALGGPPELPAGPWRPAMDAWARHIFAGYLRHPWALSTTVGPRPVGPNELAWMEVACARLAGTGLTGGEMLDVAATLIGHVRSIAQQDAAAGSASPERNLQEGMVAVLRAHRDRYPALTAALDATVEHGGSDQALDFGLDRILDGVELLVARRDGS
- a CDS encoding FAD-dependent monooxygenase — translated: MTAALNGYRVLVSGGGVAGPALAWWLAHYGAEVTVVEKAAALRESGFAVDFRGPTHLGVLAKMGVLDELRALQTGGNAMCSVDGDGREIFTLPAEFTGGEIEVYRRDLSRVFYEHSRGSCRYLFGDEIVELTDTDSGVRVSFAGGDTQRYDLVVGADGLHSAVRRLAFGPESRFVRHLGYHIAGWELPNDIGADRTSRQYNEPGRMASVAADLRVAGTAGAMAVFRSRPANVDWHDQDAQKEFVTAALSGMGWHVPRLLAGLADADELYFDEIARVHAARWTAGRVALLGDAAWGVTLGGMGVGTGVVGGYVLAGELAATGGAHQPALAAYERRMRRFAGRWQRGAHPGRFLAPATGYGLTLRNGMFANRLVRRMMLSGTSSLATDAGLPDYQAAA
- a CDS encoding carbohydrate ABC transporter permease, whose translation is MPATDPAPAAGAARRPARARTARSGWVRFAVALVLAVAAVFPLLWMVSGAFRTPDDVFSPSLLPAHPTLHNFSYVLTQVPFPRYLLNSLIVAVVVTVVALFFHSMAAYALARLRFPGRDTVFVLIFSTLLITFPVILVPLFLIVHTLGILDSYAGIIIPSIFNAFGIFLLRQFYLSLPKELEEAAIVDGCGYWRVYWKVILPLSRPVFAALAVLFFLANWNAFLWPMVVTTSTDLSLVQVGIAAFQQQHAADWNFSLAASTISALPTLGLFVIFQRRIVESIKTSGFK
- a CDS encoding carbohydrate ABC transporter permease, which codes for MSRRSRERLAAGLFLAPDVLGLALFVGVPMVVCIVLGFFQVDGFGGYTFIGLDNYRRMFADPLFLGSLQTTLLYLVVLIPGLFVVSLALALLIRQKFPLVGLFRGAFFAPNVISLVVIGLIWKFMLTDQTGFAVRVLGFFRISSPSWLGSPHLALWMVVAVTIWFAMGYYMLIFLAGLQDIPREYYEVATIDGASLWQQFRHITWPLLKPTSFFILLTSTVSMLTGGIDLIYVMTSGGPANSTSLIIYYIYEQAFVYGEYGYASAIGAFIVAILLAWSVGLFALTRGGRFNDARD
- a CDS encoding ABC transporter substrate-binding protein, which translates into the protein MGVSRRSLFGAGAGALAAPALLSGCGSSASGRKELVFWQFYAPTPVGGSPDVVKQSQWFTRMVNDWNAQHETKIRLEYVTVLGNPKLATAFAAGEGPDIFLLSPGDFARYYNGGVLAELTPYMEPAAVKDFFAPNMATRTADGKVYGLPMEIEPLAMFYSEPAMESAHLAESDLPRTWDQLLDFGDKLKTRKAPPIMLPNQQGYYQNFTWYPFLWQTGADAVTHGHSGFDSSGARAALKLWQDCIQTGIARAPPRYPTATRSPASAAGTPRCRSAASGRCRRSSTASRSTGTA
- a CDS encoding glycoside hydrolase family 172 protein — translated: MSTRGTAGIARLTAGRTRSISPENPTGAPGAGGRATEGTGAHAARDLGRGWKVSPSIEIAAGATTALGEIEGPATIRHLWLTTHPDNWRSLVLRITWDGAEVPAVETPVGDFFCSGWGRFAQVSSVPVAVNPHGGFNSYWEMPFRRSARLTLENLGTEPAIVYYQIDYELDAVDADAGYLHTQFHRSNPLPYREVHPIVTGVRGAGHYVGTYLAWGVNSRGWWGEGELKFHLDGDDEFPTICGTGTEDYFGGAWNFDVPGAGYTSFTTPYLGLPQVIAPDGLYDSQQRFGMYRFHLPDPIRFGTDLRVTVQALGWRSGGRYLPLTDDIASTAWWYQAEPGGTPGDELTADALEVC